The nucleotide sequence GCAATTCAATGGCTGGAAGAATTCCTAATTAATTTTGAAAATACTGTTATCGTTGTTTCCCACGACCGGCATTTCTTAAACAAAGTATGTACACACATTGCGGACGTTGATTTCGGTAAAATTGAAATTTTCGTTGGGAACTATGATTTCTGGTATGAGTCTAGCCAACTAGCACTTCGCCTAGCTCAGGAAGCCAATAAGAAAAAAGAAGAGAAGATGAAAGAGCTGCAAAGCTTTATTGCTCGATTTAGTGCAAATGCATCGAAATCAAAGCAAGCAACTTCTCGTAAGAAGATGCTCGACAACATCACTCTCGATGACATTAAGCCATCATCCAGAAAGTATCCATACATCGCTTTCACGCCTGACCGTGAGGTTGGAAACGACCTGCTTATGGTAGAGAACCTTTCCAAGACGATTGATGGTGTAAAAGTACTCAACAATGTAAGCTTCACCATGAATAAAGATGACAAGATTGCTTTAGTAGGTAGAGATGAAATAGCGAAAACGACATTACTTCGTATTTTAATGGGAGAAATCGAACCAGATGAGGGTAGCTTCAAATGGGGCGTAACGACATCTCAGTCCTATTTCCCTAAGGATAATGCCAAGTTCTTTGAAAACGGCAACCTTACTTTAGTTGATTGGTTACGTCAATTTTCACCAGATGACCAAACCGAAACATTCCTACGTGGATTTCTAGGAAGAATGTTGTTCTCTGGAGAGCAAGCTTTGAAAAAAGCGAATGTCCTATCTGGAGGAGAAAAGGTTCGTTGTATGCTATCGAAAATGATGCTAAGCAATTCCAACGTATTGCTACTTGATGAGCCTACGAACCACTTGGATCTTGAGTCGATTACAGCTTTGAACAATGGACTTATTAAGTTCAAAGGCTCGATTCTGTTCACATCTCATGACCATCAGTTCGTAAACAGTATTGCGAACCGTTTAATTGAAATTACACCGACTGGCATCATTGATAAAGAAATGAGCTATGATGAGTACGTAGCGGATAAAAAGCTACAAAAGCAAATTGAAACGATGTACGCATCTTAAGAAAAGTGGACCTGTGATGGTCCACTTTTTTATACATAAGGGAGATTAGAATGAATACAGATGTCCGATTAGATTTCTATCATGATATGTATCGAAAAGCGTTAGAGCATTATCCACTTCCACCCCAGCAGCTTCAATTTACGGGTCTACCATTAGATTGTGTAGCTAAAGCTGAAACAGAGAACGAGTATTATTCCATCGTAATTTTATACAACGATGTGCCTGCGGGTTTTTTTGTTCTTCAAGGTTGGGACGGGGTGCAAACATACAGCGATAACCGGGAGGCATTGTTGATTCGTGCCTATTCGATCAATCCCACATATCAAGGAAAAGGGATTGCCAAAAAGTCCTTAGAACTTTTACCGACGTTTATCAAAGCGCATTTTCCAGAGCGAAATGAAATTGTTTTAGGTGTGAACCACAAGAATATCCCTGCACAGCAAGTTTATTTGAAGGCAGGCTTTGTCGATAGAGGGAAGCGAGTGTATGGAAAATTAGGAGAGCAGTTTGTGTTTCATTTGCAGATACAGTAGATAGGAACATCTATACTCTACAATCTACTAACTTTGCCTGATTAGAACGTATTTTTTCAATTTTTTGGAGGAAGATAATAGTGAAAAAATCAACTAGGAGGCGAAGTTAGATGAAGTTAGCTGCCCATGAATTACATGACTTACACGAATTAACGATGAGTTGCGTCAACTCTATTACGAATATGTCGTATATGCTTCAACATATTCAAGACCCGGAACTCAAAAGCATTGTAGAACGTCACTATCCTTTCCATATTAGAGATTATAATATGAAAGTGGAATTTTTAAGTCAACAGGAAGGGGCTAAGTTGGAGCTTCCCCTTTTCAAAGAACAAGGAAACTTAGCTGATTATACTCAATCACCAATGAACCAATATCCTCCTGTCCAACCAAGAACAATGGTACAAGATATGAATGACCGCGAAATGGCCACCAATTACTTGTTAACATTAAAGCGTTCAGGACGCGAATATGCGAACTCCGCAATGGAAGCTGCAAACCCTGAGCTTCGTTCCTTTTTACAAACCGCTTTCATGATGAGTTGTTCCCATGCGTACGACATGTGGCAATACATGGTTCAAAAAGGCTATTATCCTTTAGAACCAGCTGATCAGACTATGATAAGTAAGATCGGTGCTACGTATCAAGTTGTACCAGAAAATCAGGAAATCATTCAGCAAGCATTAAATAAATATAATAACCAGAATCCTATAGCTGGTGAAAGTGATCAAATGTACCAATAGAAAATGAACCACAAGCACAGTTAAAAAGCTTCTGTGCTTGTGGTTTTACAAAATCTAATTACTTTCCATTTCTGTTTGCTCCATACAATATTGAATCGCTTGATTGAGCCACTCCTCTTCCTTTTCTGTAAACGGAGAAGGTGTCATCTTTTCAAGTTGTTGAATATCTATTTCCTCCATGTCCGTATCAGCTAGCTTTTGCATCAAATCCTCTCCAAGAAATGCAAAGGATGCATCCAGATATGTTTGAATCATTTCTTGTACTTTTGGATCCTCTACAGGTTTACCAAATAATTGCTTTACTTCCTTAGCT is from Radiobacillus kanasensis and encodes:
- a CDS encoding ABC-F family ATP-binding cassette domain-containing protein translates to MITVHNVSLRYGDKKLFEDVNLKFTPGNCYGVIGANGAGKSTFLKILSGEIEPQTGNVSMGPDERLAVLKQDHFEYEEYEVLKTVVMGHERLYQIMEEKDAIYMKADFSEEDGMKAAELEGEFAELNGWEAESDAAVLLKGLGITEELHTKKMADLPGSDKVKVLLAQALFGNPDILLLDEPTNHLDIQAIQWLEEFLINFENTVIVVSHDRHFLNKVCTHIADVDFGKIEIFVGNYDFWYESSQLALRLAQEANKKKEEKMKELQSFIARFSANASKSKQATSRKKMLDNITLDDIKPSSRKYPYIAFTPDREVGNDLLMVENLSKTIDGVKVLNNVSFTMNKDDKIALVGRDEIAKTTLLRILMGEIEPDEGSFKWGVTTSQSYFPKDNAKFFENGNLTLVDWLRQFSPDDQTETFLRGFLGRMLFSGEQALKKANVLSGGEKVRCMLSKMMLSNSNVLLLDEPTNHLDLESITALNNGLIKFKGSILFTSHDHQFVNSIANRLIEITPTGIIDKEMSYDEYVADKKLQKQIETMYAS
- a CDS encoding GNAT family N-acetyltransferase, with the protein product MNTDVRLDFYHDMYRKALEHYPLPPQQLQFTGLPLDCVAKAETENEYYSIVILYNDVPAGFFVLQGWDGVQTYSDNREALLIRAYSINPTYQGKGIAKKSLELLPTFIKAHFPERNEIVLGVNHKNIPAQQVYLKAGFVDRGKRVYGKLGEQFVFHLQIQ
- a CDS encoding spore coat protein → MKLAAHELHDLHELTMSCVNSITNMSYMLQHIQDPELKSIVERHYPFHIRDYNMKVEFLSQQEGAKLELPLFKEQGNLADYTQSPMNQYPPVQPRTMVQDMNDREMATNYLLTLKRSGREYANSAMEAANPELRSFLQTAFMMSCSHAYDMWQYMVQKGYYPLEPADQTMISKIGATYQVVPENQEIIQQALNKYNNQNPIAGESDQMYQ